From a region of the Notolabrus celidotus isolate fNotCel1 chromosome 14, fNotCel1.pri, whole genome shotgun sequence genome:
- the trip12 gene encoding E3 ubiquitin-protein ligase TRIP12 isoform X2: protein MSNRPNSNPGGSLRRSQRNTAAAQPQDHTVAGRLQSEQVKHKANSPPESRRPNSKASKATASSATGLSRGHSSRRSGLSLSVASVVLQDEPEAAGTSEQERPGHQSKSEGTRGLKRSEAPDQISTFRPTPAKKPKSLPPPRDNTSETKKGPAKSKKKSLAPEPPALSGRGQSKKSGATGASPIQKRKKADSFPGLSSTAGSLPNRTEGRTAKPTKLASKSAASAKAGCSNVTDSSSSASTSSSSSTTGTNSSTTQGARVKQGKDQTKARRSRSASSPSPRRSTRDKEQTKTTSSSKFEWAARFNPKVNLPKPKLSLPGSSKTETSKPGPSGLQAKLASLRKSTKKRSESPPAELPSFRRSTRQKTTGSCASTSRRGSGLGKRGAADARRQEKMADSDNNQDGANSSAARTDEASQGASASSSVAGAVGMTTSGESESDDSEMGRLQALLEARGLPPHLFGPLGPRMSQLFHRTIGSGASSKAQQLLQGLQATGDESQQLQAAIEMCQLLVMGNEETLGGFPVKSVVPALITLLQMEHNFDIMNHASRALTYMMEALPRSSAVVVDAIPVFLEKLQVIQFIDVAEQALTALEMLSRRHSKAILQAGGLADCLLYLEFFSINAQRNALAIAANCCQSITPDEFHFVADSLPLLTQRLTHHDKKSVESTCLCFARLVDNFQHEENLLQEVASRDLLTNIQQLLVVTPPVLSSGMFIMVVRMFSLMCSNCPCLAVQLMKQNIAETLRFLLCGASNGSCQEQIELVPRSPQELYELTSLICELMPCLPREGIFAVDVMLKKGSAQTTEGAIWQWRDDRGLWHPYNRIDSRIIEQINEDTGTARGIQRKPNPLANPNTGSHQEVRREDARAQLMKEDPELAKCFIKTLFGVLYEVYSSSAGPAVRHKCLRAILRIIYFADAELLKDVLRNHAVSSHIASMLSSQDLKIVVGSLQMAEILMQKLPDVFSVYFRREGVMHQVKNLSESESFLVTSPPKACQSGTASLCTTTISTASTTSANNATPDLGSPSFQHSMDDSLDLSPQGRLSDVLKRKRLPKRGPRRPKYSPPRDDDKGDNQAKSPTSTQSPKSSFLASLNPKTWGKLGAQTNNANSEPSRTAGVSGLARAPPKDSISNNRDKIKAWIKEQATKFVERYFNSENVDGSNPALNVLQRLCTATEQLNLQVDGGMECLVEISSIVSESDVSSFEIQHSGLVKQLLVYLTSNSDRDLLSRDVRLKRFLHVFTGCPVPGMEPVGRLDPAENGPYLALVHKMNSCLSQMEQFPVKVHDFPSGNGNGSRGSQALKFFNTHQLKCQLQRHPDCTNVKQWKGGPVKIDPLALVQAIERYLVVRGYGRIREEDEDSDDDGSDDEIDESLAAQFLNSGSVRHRLQFYIGDHLLPYNMTVYQAVRQYSLQAEEERESTDDEANPLGRAGIWTKTHTIWYKPVREDEDGSKDAVGGKRGRAQTAPTKTSPRNAKKQDELWHDGVCPSVLNPLETYLTSEPPENITFDDPSLEVNLLLRVLHSISRYWFYLYENAVCKEIISTSEFINSKLTAKANRQLQDPLVIMTGNIPTWLIELGKTCPFFFPFDTRQMLFYVTAFDRDRAMQRLLDTNPEINQSDSQDSRVAPRLDRKKRTINRDELLKQAESVMQDLGSSRAMLEIQYENEVGTGLGPTLEFYALVSQELQRADLGLWRGEEVTLANPKGSQEGTKYMFSSRGLFAVPFGRTTKPAHIAKIKMKFRFLGKLMAKAIMDFRLLDLPLGLPFYKWMLRHEMSISSHDLVNIDPGVAKSIQHLEDILRQKKRLEQDRSQTRETLQQALESLNMNGCSVEDLGLDFTLPGFPNIELKKGGKDVPVTIYNLEEYLRLVVYWTLNEGVSRQFESFREGFESVFPLHHLQYFYPEELDQLLCGSKSETWDVKTLMECCRPDHGYTHDSRAVRFLFEVLSSFDAEQQRLFLQFVTGSPRLPVGGFRSLNPPLTIVRKTFESTENPDDFLPSVMTCVNYLKLPDYSSIETMREKLLIAAREGQQSFHLS from the exons CCTAATTCCAATCCAGGGGGGTCACTGCGCCGTTCACAGAGGAACACTGCTGCGGCCCAGCCACAAGACCACACAGTCGCGGGAAG GTTGCAGTCAGAGCAGGTAAAACATAAAGCAAATTCCCCACCTGAAAGTAGAAGACCTAATTCTAAGGCTTCCAAAGCCACTGCCAGCTCAGCCACTGGCCTGTCCAGAGGGCACAGCTCAAGAAG AAGcggtctctctctgtctgtggctTCAGTTGTGTTACAAGACGAGCCAGAGGCTGCAGGGACATCTGAACAAGAGCGACCAGGCCACCAGTCGAAGAGTGAAGGCACCAGAGGGTTAAAGAGAAGTGAAGCTCCTGACCAAATTAGTACCTTCAGACCAACGCCTGCCAAGAAGCCCAAATCGCTCCCACCACCCAGAGACAATACCTCAGAGACCAAGAAAGGCCCGGCTAAGTCTAAGAAGAAATCACTTGCTCCGGAACCACCTGCATTGTCAGGCCGTGGTCAGAGCAAGAAGAGCGGGGCCACTGGGGCCTCACCAATCCAGAAACGGAAGAAAGCGGACTCTTTCCCCGGTCTAAGTAGCACCGCTGGGTCCCTCCCAAATCGTACCGAGGGCAGAACAGCAAAACCCACCAAGCTGGCGTCAAAATCGGCCGCCTCAGCCAAAGCTGGGTGTAGCAACGTGAcggactcctcctcctctgcctccacctcttcctcttcctccacaacAGGCACCAATAGTTCCACAACGCAGGGCGCCCGAGTCAAACAGGGAAAAGATCAGACCAAGGCGCGACGCTCTCGCTCGGCCTCAAGCCCCTCGCCACGCCGCAGTACCCGTGACAAGGAGCAGACAAAAACCACCAGCTCTTCGAAATTTGAGTGGGCAGCACGCTTCAACCCCAAAGTAAACCTGCCAAAACCCAAGCTGTCCTTACCTGGATCCTCCAAAACTGAGACCTCCAAGCCTGGGCCATCAGGATTACAAGCTAAATTAGCAA GTTTGAGGAAATCCACCAAGAAGCGCAGCGAGTCTCCCCCAGCAGAGCTCCCCAGCTTTCGGCGGAGCACACGCCAGAAGACCACGGGCTCCTGTGCCAGCACCAG TCGGCGGGGCTCAGGCCTGGGCAAGCGCGGGGCAGCCGACGCTCGCCGACAGGAGAAAATGGCCGACTCCGACAACAACCAGGATGGGGCCAACTCATCAGCTGCTCGCACTGATGAGGCGTCACAAGGGGCTTCAG CTTCAAGCTCAGTTGCTGGAGCCGTGGGCATGACCACCTCTGGAGAGAGTGAGTCAGATGACTCTGAAATGGGAAGGCTTCAAG CCCTACTGGAGGCCAGAGGTCTCCCCCCACATCTTTTTGGGCCCCTGGGACCCCGTATGTCACAGCTTTTCCACAGGACCATTGGAAGTGGAGCCA GCTCCAAGGCTCAGCAGCTGCTACAAGGCCTGCAGGCCACAGGCGATGAATCTCAGCAGCTCCAAGCTGCTATTGAGATGTGCCAGCTGCTGGTGATGGGCAATGAGGAAACACTCGGCGGATTCCCCGTCAAGAGTGTGGTGCCCGCTTTG ATTACACTGTTACAAATGGAGCATAACTTTGATATT ATGAATCATGCCTCCCGAGCTCTCACATATATGATGGAGGCGCTCCCTCGATCCTCTGCTGTGGTTGTCGATGCTATCCCTGTCTTCCTGGAGAAG CTTCAGGTGATCCAGTTCATTGACGTCGCAGAGCAGGCCTTGACTGCCCTGGAGATGTTGTCAAGGCGACACAGCAAAGCCATTTTGCAGGCT GGTGGGCTTGCGGACTGCCTCCTCTATCTAGAGTTCTTCAGCATCAATGCTCAGAGGAATGCCTTGGCCATCGCAGCCAACTGCTGCCAGAGCATAACTCCAGACGAGTTCCACTTTGTTGCAGATTCTCTGCCCCTGTTGACCCAGAGACTCACACATCAT GATAAAAAATCTGTTGAAAGCACTTGTCTCTGTTTTGCCCGACTGGTGGACAACTTTCAACATGAAGAG aacctgctgcaggaggttgCATCCCGAGACCTGTTGACCAACATTCAGCAGCTGCTTGTAGTAACCCCTCCTGTGCTCAGCTCGGGGATGTTTATCATGGTGGTGCGCATGTTTTCTCTCATGTGCTCCAACTGCCCCTGCCTGGCAGTCCAGCTTATGAAGCAAA ATATAGCAGAAACTCTGCGCTTCCTCCTGTGTGGTGCATCAAATGGCAGCTGCCAGGAGCAGATTGAACTTGTACCCCGGAGCCCCCAAGAGCTCTATGAACTGACCTCCCTCATTTG TGAGCTGATGCCCTGCCTGCCCAGAGAGGGCATCTTTGCAGTCGATGTGATGCTGAAGAAGGGCAGCGCCCAGACGACCGAGGGAGCGATCTGGCAGTGGAGGGATGACCGAGGACTGTGGCATCCTTATAACCGCATTGACAGCCGCATCATTGAG CAGATCAATGAAGACACTGGGACAGCTCGCGGTATCCAGAGGAAACCAAACCCTCTGGCAAACCCCAATACAG GGAGTCACCAGGAAGTCAGACGAGAAGACGCACGAGCCCAGTTAATGAAGGAGGACCCTGAGCTGGCAAAGTGCTTTATCAAAACTCTCTTCGGGGTCTTGTATGAGGTGTACAGCTCATCTGCTGGCCCTGCTGTCAGACACAAGTGCCTTAGAGCCATCCTCAGGATCATCTACTTTGCTGATGCAGAGCTGCTGAAGGATGTGCTGAGGAACCATGCTGTGTCCAG tCACATTGCCTCCATGCTATCCAGCCAGGACCTGAAGATTGTAGTGGGGTCTCTACAGATGGCTGAGATCCTTATGCAGAAGCTgcctgatgtcttcagtgtctACTTCAGACGAGAAG GTGTGATGCACCAGGTGAAGAACCTCTCTGAGTCCGAGAGCTTTCTGGTCACCAGTCCCCCTAAGGCTTGCCAGAGCGGAACAGCCAGCCTGTGCACCACCACTATCAGCACTGCATCCACTACATCTGCTAATAATGCAACTCCTGATCTGGGCTCACCCAGCTTCCAGCACAGCATGGACGACTCACTGGACCTCAGCCCACAGGG GCGGTTAAGTGATGTCCTGAAGAGGAAACGGTTACCTAAACGAGGGCCCAGAAGGCCCAAATACTCTCCCCCAAGAGATGATGATAAAGGAGACAATCAGG CTAAAAGCCCTACCAGTACTCAGTCACCAAAATCCTCCTTCCTGGCCAGTCTTAACCCCAAGACCTGGGGCAAGCTGGGTGCTCAGACAAACAATGCTAACTCAGAGCCCTCTCGCACGGCTGGGGTGAGCGGCCTTGCAAGGGCACCTCCCAAGGATTCAATTTCAAATAACAG AGACAAAATTAAGGCCTGGATCAAAGAACAGGCCACTAAGTTTGTGGAGCGCTACTTCAATTCTGAAAATGTGGATGGTAGCAACCCTGCACTGAATGTACTCCAGAGACTTTGCACAGCCACTGAGCAGCTTAACCTGCAG GTGGACGGTGGCATGGAGTGCTTGGTGGAAATCTCCAGTATTGTATCAGAATCGGATGTGTCATCGTTTGAAATCCAGCACAGTGGGCTGGTCAAGCAGCTCCTGGTCTACCTGACCTCCAACAGTGACAGGGACTTGCTCAGCCGGGATGTGCGGCTCAAGAGGTTCCTCCACGTGTTCACAGGCTGTCCG GTTCCAGGTATGGAGCCTGTAGGGCGTCTGGACCCAGCAGAGAACGGGCCTTACCTGGCCCTGGTGCACAAAATGAACAGCTGCCTGAGCCAGATGGAGCAGTTCCCTGTCAAAGTGCATGATTTCCCAAGTGGTAACGGCAATGGCAGCAG GGGCTCTCAGGCACTGAAATTCTTCAACACACACCAGCTCAAGTGTCAGCTGCAGAGACACCCAGATTGCACTAACGTTAAACAGTGGAAAGGCGGCCCTGTGAAGATAGACCCCCTGGCCCTGGTGCAAGCCATTGAGAGATATCTTGTTGTCAGAG GGTACGGCCGAATCAGAGAAGAGGACGAAGACAGTGACGATGATGGTTCAGATGATGAAATTGATGAATCACTG GCGGCACAGTTCTTGAATTCTGGCAGTGTGCGTCACAGACTACAGTTCTACATAGGTGACCACCTGCTGCCATACAACATGACAGTATACCAGGCTGTGCGGCAGTACAGTCttcaagcagaagaagaaagggagTCGACGGACGATGAGGCAAACCCACTGGGGCGAGCTGGCATCTGGACCAAAACGCACACAATATG GTATAAACCTGTGAGAGAGGATGAGGACGGCAGCAAAGACGCTGTGGGTGGAAAGAGGGGCCGAGCCCAGACTGCTCCCACCAAAACCTCACCTCGCAACGCCAAGAAGCAGGACGAGCTGTGGCATG ATGGTGTGTGTCCCAGTGTCCTGAATCCCTTAGAGACATACCTCACTTCGGAGCCACCGGAGAATATAACTTTTGATGACCCCTCTTTGGAGGTCAACCTGCTGCTGAGGGTTCTGCACTCCATCAGTAGATACTGGTTCTACTTGTACGAA aatGCTGTGTGTAAGGAAATCATCTCCACCAGTGAGTTTATAAACAGTAAGCTGACAGCCAAAGCTAACCGTCAGCTACAAGACCCGTTGGTCATCATGACGGGGAACATCCCCACTTGGCTCATTGAGCTTGGAAAGACCTG ccCCTTCTTCTTCCCCTTTGACACCCGGCAGATGTTATTCTATGTAACTGCCTTCGATCGCGACAGAGCCATGCAGCGCCTGCTGGACACAAACCCagagatcaaccaatcagattCTCAGGACAGCAGAGTGGCACCACGTCTTGACAGGAAGAAG aggacgataaacCGCGACGAGCTCTTAAAACAGGCTGAGTCTGTGATGCAGGATCTCGGCAGCTCCAGGGCTATGTTGGAGATTCAGTACGAGAACGAG GTGGGCACAGGTCTCGGACCCACCCTCGAGTTTTACGCCCTGGTGTCTCAGGAGCTCCAGCGAGCTGATCTGGGCCTGTGGAGGGGCGAAGAGGTCACACTGGCCAATCCTAAAG GAAGCCAAGAGGGAACTAAGTACATGTTCAGCTCCAGAGGACTGTTCGCTGTCCCCTTCGGCAGGACAACCAAACCAGCACACATagccaaaataaaaatgaagttcCGTTTCCTAGGAAAGTTAATGGCTAAAGCCATCATGGACTTCAGACTG ctggaCCTGCCCCTGGGACTGCCATTTTACAAGTGGATGCTACGGCATGAGATGTCTATAAGCTCCCATGACCTGGTCAACATTGACCCCGGAGTGGCCAAGTCCATTCAGCACTTGGAGGACATACTCCGCCAGAAGAAGAGACTGGAGCAGGACCGGTCACAG ACAAGGGAGACCCTGCAGCAGGCACTTGAGAGCCTGAACATGAACGGCTGCTCAGTGGAGGACCTGGGCTTGGACTTCACCCTTCCCGGATTCCCGAACATTGAGCTGAAAAAGGGCGGCAAAGACGTCCCAGTCACAATCTACAACCTTGAGGAGTACCTCAGG tTGGTGGTGTACTGGACTCTAAATGAAGGAGTGTCCAGACAATTTGAGTCTTTTAGGGAAGGGTTTGAGTCAGTCTTCCCCCTGCATCACCTGCAGTATTTCTATCCAGAGGAG CTGGACCAGTTGCTGTGTGGCAGTAAATCAGAGACGTGGGACGTCAAGACACTGATGGAGTGCTGTCGACCCGACCACGGCTACACACATGACAG CCGTGCCGTGCGGTTCCTGTTTGAGGTGTTGAGCAGCTTCGATGCCGAGCAGCAGAGACTCTTCCTTCAGTTTGTCACAGGGAGCCCCAGACTGCCCGTCGGAG GTTTCCGGAGCTTGAATCCCCCTCTGACGATCGTGAGGAAGACATTCGAGTCAACAGAGAACCCGGACGACTTCCTCCCCTCAGTCATGACCTGTGTCAACTACCTGAAGCTGCCTGACTACTCCAGCATAGAGACCATGCGAGAGAAACTGTTGATTGCGGCCCGCGAAGGCCAGCAGTCTTTCCACCTTTCCTGA